The DNA segment GATCCCCTGCTGCTCACTGACAGCATCCTGGACCGGCTGCTGACCCGCCTGCGCTCCATCCCGCACATCCAGTTCGTCCGCATCGGCTCGCGCATCCCCATCTTCCTGCCCCAGCGGATCACGCCGGAGCTGTGCGCCATGCTGCGGAAGCATCATCCGCTTTTCATCTCCATCCACACGAACCACCCGCGCGAGCTGACCACGGAAGTGCGCGAGGGTCTGGGCCGTCTGGCGGACGCGGGCATCCCCATGGGGAACCAGAGCGTGCTGCTGCGCGGGGTGAATGACTCCGTGGAGGTGCAGAAGGCGCTGGTCCACAAGCTGCTGATGTGCCGCGTGCGGCCCTACTACCTCTACCAGTGCGACCTCATCACCGGTTCCTCCCACCTGCGGACCTCCGTGGCGGAAGGCGTGGCAATTATCGACGGGCTGCGCGGCCACACCACCGGCTACGCCATCCCGCAGTATGTCATCGACGGTCCCGGCGGCGGCGGCAAAATCCCGATCAACCCGAACTACGTCGTGGAAACGGCACCGGGCAAGGTCACCCTTCGCAACTACGAAGGCGGGATCTTCGAGTATCCGGACCCGACCCCCATCGGGGAGTCGGCGCTGGAACAACTCCATGAGAAGGCGCTGAACCATCACGAGTGAGCGTTCCACCGTCCCATTCCGCTTGCCCTCGCGGCAGGGTTGCCTAGCATCCAGCGCCTTCAAAGGCGTTTGCCGCCCTACCGCTGCCCATGAACCGCATTTTCGTCGAAAAGAAGCCCGGATTTGATGTCGAAGCCCGCCATCTGCTCCATGACCTCCGCGAATCCCTCGATCTGCCGGATCTGGCCGAAGTGCGCATCATCCAGCGCTATGACATTGACGGTCTGACGGATGCCGAGTTCCAGGCCGCATCGAAAGCGATCCTGACGGAGCCACAGATGGATTTCTCCTCGGAATTCTTCTCCCTTTCGGAAAACGAAACCGCCTTCGGCGTGGAGTATCTCCCCGGCCAGTTCGACCAGCGCGCGGACTCCGCCGCCCAGTGCGTGCAGATCCTCACCGGCAAGGAGCGCCCGGACGTTTTCTCCTCCCGCGTCTATGTGCTGGCG comes from the Luteolibacter sp. SL250 genome and includes:
- a CDS encoding KamA family radical SAM protein, producing the protein MMRPTDFDPAFISHAPGYWTGEDTEKWDDYKWQLRNRINTLSDLESRINLTDIERAGVLLAGNKLAMSITPHFFNLIDKDDPDCPIRRQIIPRIEEGWTAPEELSDPCGEDSHMPVPGLVHRYPDRVLFLVTDRCASYCRYCTRSRVVSGVGEQHLEMNWEAAFKYLEAHTEVRDVLLSGGDPLLLTDSILDRLLTRLRSIPHIQFVRIGSRIPIFLPQRITPELCAMLRKHHPLFISIHTNHPRELTTEVREGLGRLADAGIPMGNQSVLLRGVNDSVEVQKALVHKLLMCRVRPYYLYQCDLITGSSHLRTSVAEGVAIIDGLRGHTTGYAIPQYVIDGPGGGGKIPINPNYVVETAPGKVTLRNYEGGIFEYPDPTPIGESALEQLHEKALNHHE